Proteins encoded in a region of the Ignavibacteriota bacterium genome:
- a CDS encoding T9SS type A sorting domain-containing protein: MVLLFPHRDPEAAIDSGREKDSPESMKLFYAQRLYGSGDVNIFDRALAVYSAVAGTSQDALSKGNVSADNAWESLGPLNISGRVRGLAIHPGNPSTLFAASASGGVWKTTNSGSEWFPISDDLPSLANGAIAIDPNNPDRIFIGTGEPTGLAGNSHGTYSPAYLGVGVIRTLNGGASWEVMPWPNGKSAIHRIALHPADADTLFAASTSDLWKSTNGGQAWSRLLTGVITDVLYTPGRPSRVYAAIGRDYGSSANGVYVSDAGGRNFSFRKLTTNFPDPDSTGRIVMAISPANPDRVYAAVALNRSLMNGSNDFFMVLVSTNGGETWERRPNAISRSFTNTIAYYTLTIGVSPTDANTVFLGAVDWWRSTNGGTTFSKRTDWSLRNTNPNSGSYVHADQHAIVFKPGDPNTIFVGSDGGVHMSTNGGVAWSMRTYKMITTQYYAVNIDSRTPYMVYGGTQDQSNQRQNGAGDKNWSYLSGGDGSSIAVDPVNPQIIFISVNGNPRRTTDGGSSFSDLTNGLGAGPAADRQFWWRPMMLHPADRTLLFTSSQYVYRVKNPGTASTPTWQIISPDLSGSSVVVDLAVPKQEPDWMYAVTANGRAWISKDVRSGDPQWTNISTGLPNRWLSKVFVDQDDPNTAYVAASGYGTGHVFKTTNTGQQWIDISGDLPDLPAGSVVRSNTDVNTLFAATDFGVWFTTNGGTNWKRFGSGLPNLIAYDMIIAPDNRIIVGSHGRGMWATSSVLPTDRPENLPLALNIGQNYPNPVRDVTRVPFTLARATHVRLTVHDAAGRTVAVLRDAEIPAGEHTAEFSAASVPPGLYFVELRSGAAKVTKKLTVVR, from the coding sequence ATGGTACTCCTTTTTCCGCATCGCGATCCCGAGGCGGCCATTGACAGCGGACGCGAAAAGGACTCTCCGGAGTCGATGAAATTGTTTTATGCCCAACGGCTGTACGGCTCGGGCGATGTGAATATTTTCGACCGCGCCCTCGCGGTGTATTCGGCTGTTGCCGGCACATCGCAGGATGCGCTGAGCAAGGGCAATGTCTCGGCGGACAATGCGTGGGAGAGTCTTGGTCCCTTGAACATTTCCGGACGTGTGCGTGGTCTGGCAATTCATCCGGGCAATCCCTCCACCCTGTTCGCCGCCTCGGCTTCGGGTGGTGTGTGGAAGACCACGAATTCGGGCTCGGAGTGGTTTCCCATATCCGACGACCTCCCATCCCTCGCGAACGGCGCAATCGCCATCGATCCCAACAACCCCGACCGGATTTTCATCGGCACCGGTGAGCCCACGGGTCTGGCTGGAAACAGCCACGGAACGTATTCTCCCGCGTATCTCGGTGTCGGTGTCATCCGCACACTGAACGGAGGCGCAAGCTGGGAGGTCATGCCGTGGCCGAACGGGAAGAGTGCGATTCATCGCATCGCCCTGCATCCCGCGGATGCCGACACACTGTTTGCCGCGAGCACCAGCGATCTATGGAAATCGACCAACGGTGGTCAGGCGTGGAGCCGTCTTCTGACGGGCGTCATCACCGATGTCCTGTACACACCCGGCCGCCCGTCGCGCGTGTACGCGGCAATCGGCCGCGATTACGGAAGCAGCGCAAATGGCGTCTATGTATCGGATGCTGGTGGCAGGAACTTTTCATTCCGGAAACTCACAACCAATTTCCCTGATCCCGATTCGACCGGCCGTATCGTGATGGCGATCTCGCCCGCGAATCCCGACCGTGTGTATGCTGCCGTGGCGCTGAACCGTTCACTTATGAACGGCTCGAACGATTTCTTCATGGTTCTCGTTTCCACAAACGGTGGCGAGACCTGGGAACGCCGTCCGAACGCCATCTCGAGAAGCTTCACCAACACCATCGCATACTACACGCTCACCATCGGCGTCTCGCCCACCGATGCGAATACCGTGTTTCTCGGTGCTGTCGATTGGTGGCGCAGCACCAACGGAGGCACGACGTTTTCGAAGCGAACTGACTGGTCGCTCAGAAATACCAATCCGAACAGTGGCAGCTATGTCCATGCCGACCAGCACGCCATTGTCTTCAAACCCGGCGACCCGAACACGATCTTTGTCGGCTCGGACGGTGGCGTGCATATGTCGACCAACGGTGGTGTTGCTTGGTCCATGCGTACGTACAAGATGATCACCACGCAATACTACGCTGTGAATATCGACAGCCGCACTCCGTACATGGTGTACGGCGGTACGCAGGATCAGAGCAATCAACGACAGAATGGAGCCGGTGATAAAAACTGGTCGTATCTCAGCGGCGGCGACGGTTCTTCCATTGCGGTGGATCCGGTGAATCCGCAGATCATTTTCATCTCCGTCAACGGCAACCCGCGTCGCACCACGGACGGCGGCAGCAGTTTTTCAGATCTCACCAACGGTCTGGGGGCCGGCCCCGCAGCAGACCGGCAGTTCTGGTGGCGGCCGATGATGCTCCACCCAGCAGACAGAACCTTGCTGTTCACTTCCTCGCAGTACGTGTACCGTGTGAAGAATCCCGGCACCGCCTCAACTCCAACCTGGCAGATCATCAGTCCCGACCTCTCCGGCAGCTCCGTTGTTGTGGACCTGGCAGTGCCGAAGCAGGAGCCGGATTGGATGTATGCCGTGACTGCTAATGGACGCGCATGGATCTCGAAGGATGTCCGCTCCGGCGATCCGCAGTGGACCAACATCTCCACGGGTCTCCCAAACCGCTGGCTGTCGAAGGTTTTTGTCGATCAGGACGATCCAAACACCGCCTATGTCGCTGCGTCGGGATATGGCACCGGGCATGTGTTCAAGACGACCAACACGGGGCAGCAGTGGATCGACATCAGCGGCGACCTTCCCGATCTACCGGCCGGTTCCGTCGTGCGTTCCAACACCGATGTCAACACCTTGTTCGCCGCGACCGACTTTGGTGTCTGGTTCACCACGAACGGAGGCACGAACTGGAAACGCTTCGGATCCGGATTGCCGAATCTCATCGCCTACGACATGATCATCGCCCCCGACAACCGCATTATCGTCGGAAGCCACGGACGCGGCATGTGGGCGACAAGCTCGGTGCTGCCGACGGATCGGCCTGAGAATCTGCCGCTGGCACTGAACATCGGACAGAATTATCCGAATCCTGTACGCGATGTCACACGCGTGCCGTTTACGCTCGCTCGTGCGACACATGTGAGACTTACCGTTCACGACGCTGCGGGACGCACGGTCGCGGTTCTTCGTGACGCGGAAATTCCGGCAGGGGAGCACACAGCCGAGTTCTCCGCGGCGTCCGTGCCGCCTGGTCTCTACTTTGTCGAATTGCGCAGCGGGGCAGCCAAGGTCACAAAGAAGCTGACCGTGGTCCGCTGA
- a CDS encoding T9SS type A sorting domain-containing protein codes for MNRRIRMAGTLIFVTAAAMWLLPVAGPRIETEKVKAQSTRQLEKLNRAVMREYFFLQRLQNNPDVDIYLRIEQEAARLNQQRAGMSKSSVIANQWQEQGPWNFAGRMRGIAVHPTDPNIVIAGAATGGVWKTTNGGDTWSPLTDYLPLLPIGAVAIDISNPDKIFAGTGEPVYNEYGGMRVNASALYSRSAGLLRSDDGGRSWVTKKWAGTMGGVHRIALHPTSSDTLLVATLNDLWKTTNGGDNFSRIATGVITDVIYTPSRPSRVYYAYGYDQGGSSNGIYVSDAGGKSFSWRKLTTNFPAPDSCGRIAMAISPNDPDRVYAAVSRNRRIMPNADTDFLLLMVSSNGGETWERKINAIPTTFTQGQAYYDLALGVSPADKNQVILGGLDVWRSSNGGSSFGRISKGELATTDPKYVHVDIHHFAYLPGQTNTFYIGGDGGIAKTTDNGLTYTTKNTNLGTIQYYGCAYDPSNLATYLGGTQDNGTFGKFGTASQWSYLYGGDGGNVAVDPSKSTVRYVTTLNIDQTSGQWLRPVVRTGIGSPLRLLTGMGAGDNADRFTWVPIIYFHPADRTRLYTATQYLYVMKNPDGGGTPSWQILSGDLGGGGVITRAVVAPTNAERMYVANQAGRVWTTTNLSNRAPTWTQVSTGLPMGRWITDINVDWNDENTAYLSVSGYGGGHVYKTVNAGVNWTNISGNLPDLPANAIVQSRKDANTLFVGTDIGVYVSLDGGSTWAPFGTGLPNVVVYDMKILPNDVLLAGTFGRGMWTTSSILGLDPSQVATPDFQLGQNFPAGMPGRSTFIPFSVARRSALVMKLYDAQGRVLRTLAENTYEPGSHTLHLDLTGLPAGAYFYTLETPSSRATRKLLVVR; via the coding sequence ATGAACAGACGTATACGAATGGCAGGGACGCTCATTTTCGTCACAGCCGCGGCGATGTGGCTGCTGCCCGTTGCCGGTCCGCGTATCGAAACGGAAAAGGTCAAGGCACAGTCCACTCGCCAGCTTGAGAAACTCAATCGCGCTGTCATGCGCGAGTATTTCTTCCTTCAGCGTTTGCAGAACAATCCCGACGTCGACATCTATCTCCGTATCGAGCAGGAAGCGGCCCGGCTGAATCAACAGCGCGCCGGTATGTCGAAGTCGTCCGTTATTGCGAATCAGTGGCAGGAGCAGGGACCATGGAATTTTGCGGGACGCATGCGCGGCATTGCCGTTCATCCAACGGATCCGAACATCGTGATTGCCGGAGCAGCTACAGGGGGAGTCTGGAAAACAACCAACGGCGGTGATACCTGGTCGCCGCTCACCGATTATCTGCCGTTGTTGCCGATCGGAGCCGTCGCAATCGACATCTCGAATCCCGACAAGATCTTTGCCGGCACGGGCGAGCCCGTCTACAATGAATACGGCGGTATGCGTGTGAACGCCTCCGCCCTGTACTCGCGCAGTGCAGGCCTCCTTCGTTCCGACGACGGCGGACGAAGCTGGGTCACAAAAAAATGGGCCGGGACCATGGGCGGCGTGCATCGCATCGCCCTGCATCCGACTTCGAGCGACACCCTTCTTGTCGCCACGCTGAACGACCTGTGGAAGACAACCAACGGTGGCGACAACTTCTCGCGCATTGCAACCGGTGTCATCACCGATGTCATTTATACACCCTCGCGCCCGAGCCGCGTGTATTACGCGTATGGGTACGATCAAGGCGGATCCTCGAACGGCATCTATGTCTCCGACGCGGGCGGCAAGAGCTTTTCCTGGCGCAAACTGACGACGAATTTCCCCGCGCCCGATTCCTGCGGTCGCATCGCGATGGCGATTTCGCCCAACGATCCAGACCGCGTGTACGCGGCCGTGTCGCGCAACCGGCGCATCATGCCGAATGCCGATACCGACTTCCTCCTTCTGATGGTCAGCAGCAACGGCGGTGAAACCTGGGAGCGCAAGATCAACGCGATCCCCACGACGTTCACACAGGGACAGGCCTATTACGATCTCGCGCTGGGCGTATCGCCTGCGGATAAAAATCAGGTGATTCTGGGCGGACTCGATGTGTGGCGCAGCAGCAATGGCGGTTCGAGCTTCGGCCGTATTTCAAAAGGCGAGTTGGCTACCACGGATCCAAAGTATGTACACGTCGATATCCATCACTTTGCGTATCTCCCGGGACAGACCAATACGTTCTATATCGGCGGCGACGGCGGTATCGCCAAGACCACTGACAACGGACTCACCTATACGACCAAGAACACAAATCTGGGCACCATCCAGTATTACGGCTGCGCCTACGATCCTTCCAACCTCGCGACATATCTCGGAGGCACACAGGACAACGGCACTTTCGGAAAATTCGGTACCGCATCGCAATGGAGCTATTTGTACGGCGGCGACGGAGGCAATGTCGCGGTCGACCCGTCGAAGTCGACTGTTCGCTACGTCACGACGTTGAATATCGACCAGACCTCGGGGCAATGGCTGAGGCCTGTTGTGCGAACCGGCATCGGCAGTCCGCTGCGACTGCTGACGGGCATGGGTGCGGGTGACAATGCCGACCGCTTTACCTGGGTGCCCATTATCTATTTCCACCCTGCTGATCGTACGCGCCTTTACACTGCAACGCAGTATCTCTATGTGATGAAAAACCCCGATGGCGGCGGCACGCCGTCGTGGCAGATCCTGTCCGGTGATCTCGGCGGCGGCGGTGTGATTACCCGCGCTGTTGTCGCTCCCACAAACGCCGAACGCATGTACGTGGCGAATCAGGCGGGCCGCGTGTGGACGACGACAAATCTCTCGAACCGCGCGCCGACATGGACGCAGGTCTCGACCGGACTCCCGATGGGCCGTTGGATTACGGACATCAATGTTGATTGGAACGACGAAAACACGGCGTATCTCTCCGTCTCCGGCTATGGCGGCGGCCACGTGTACAAGACTGTCAATGCCGGAGTGAATTGGACGAACATATCCGGCAATCTCCCGGATCTGCCCGCAAATGCCATCGTGCAGTCTCGTAAGGATGCAAACACGCTGTTTGTTGGGACCGATATCGGGGTCTATGTATCACTCGACGGCGGTTCAACATGGGCGCCGTTTGGAACAGGGCTTCCGAATGTGGTGGTCTACGATATGAAAATTCTTCCGAACGATGTTCTGCTTGCCGGCACCTTCGGCCGCGGAATGTGGACCACGAGTTCCATTCTCGGACTCGATCCGTCGCAGGTTGCAACACCTGATTTCCAGCTCGGTCAGAATTTCCCCGCGGGCATGCCCGGCCGCAGCACCTTCATCCCGTTTTCGGTTGCTCGACGTTCCGCGCTTGTGATGAAGCTGTACGATGCGCAGGGCCGCGTCTTGCGGACCTTGGCGGAGAATACATACGAACCCGGTTCCCATACTTTGCACCTCGATCTGACGGGACTCCCCGCGGGCGCATATTTCTACACGCTTGAAACACCTTCATCCCGCGCGACGCGGAAGTTGCTCGTTGTCCGATGA
- the amrB gene encoding AmmeMemoRadiSam system protein B, giving the protein MLIRPPAVSGTFYPDDPTLLTLQVDHFLDEHAAKHIPGTVLGVIVPHAGYRYSGFTAAAAYAQLRHRKFSTAVIISPSHREYFNGISIFDGDAYRTPLGLIETDTTLREKLRAHKGAFTFSRFGHRTEHAVEVQLPFLQRINDEVRILPIVMGDQRPELCMLLGRILADEMDPVNTVIIASSDLSHMHPQHEARRLDTIATEAILALSPSRLLHELAAGSTEACGGGPICALLQTCILHKADGAHVLHQCTSGDVTGEESRVVGYLSAAITRSPRYQD; this is encoded by the coding sequence ATGCTCATACGCCCGCCCGCAGTCAGCGGCACATTTTATCCCGACGATCCAACCCTGCTCACGCTGCAGGTGGATCACTTCCTTGACGAACATGCCGCGAAACATATTCCTGGCACGGTGCTCGGAGTGATCGTCCCGCATGCGGGGTACAGGTACTCGGGCTTCACTGCCGCCGCGGCGTACGCGCAGTTGCGTCACAGGAAGTTCAGCACGGCTGTCATCATTTCTCCCAGCCATCGCGAATATTTCAACGGCATCTCGATCTTCGACGGCGACGCCTACCGCACCCCATTGGGGCTCATCGAAACAGACACGACGTTGCGCGAAAAATTGCGCGCGCACAAAGGGGCATTCACGTTTTCACGTTTCGGGCACAGGACCGAGCATGCGGTGGAGGTGCAACTTCCCTTTCTCCAGCGTATCAACGACGAAGTGCGTATACTTCCGATCGTGATGGGTGACCAGCGCCCCGAGCTGTGTATGCTGCTCGGCCGTATTCTCGCGGATGAAATGGATCCGGTGAACACCGTCATCATCGCGTCGTCGGATCTGTCCCATATGCATCCGCAGCACGAAGCGCGCCGACTCGACACCATCGCGACCGAAGCCATACTCGCCCTGTCACCATCGCGGCTGCTGCACGAACTGGCCGCAGGGTCCACCGAGGCGTGCGGCGGCGGTCCGATCTGCGCGTTGCTCCAGACCTGCATACTCCACAAGGCCGACGGCGCACACGTGCTGCACCAGTGCACCTCCGGCGACGTCACCGGCGAGGAATCCCGCGTTGTGGGATATCTCTCGGCGGCAATCACTCGATCACCCCGCTACCAGGACTGA
- a CDS encoding MFS transporter — translation MTEATLSKPRLKDYPPTFWLVIMFEFFERGSYYGMMSILSVYLTDQLGFAKESVGVIKGTIQPLLYFLPILTGAIADRMGYRKTLMVAFALLGTGYFLTSQTTDYAAVFAALVVMGLGAGTFKPVVSGTIAKVTDERTSTLGFGIFYWSINLGAFLFPLILVPMLKAISWNLVMIASAICTGAMLIPTIFLFKEPARAAAAKEPLGKMLAGIFTKILMVVKDWRFILFIFIYSWFWILYFQMFDSVLWYVKDFVDASALNQSVKSITGLDWSFDIEHVTVINAMTIILLQMVVSAIVSKWKALPTMIAGVSLATIGMAILSINTNIWVFLAGIVVFSIGEMTAHPKYISYLGLIAPQDKKATYMGFGFLYGVFGSFIGGILGANLYVRFVDNPMIAFIRDTFAARGLAPLAADVKVADALKAAEAAGLTRSEIGAHAFTSELWLIFSGIGVLCILGLLLFQRFVASKSRY, via the coding sequence ATGACAGAAGCGACGCTGAGCAAGCCGCGGTTGAAAGACTATCCGCCCACTTTCTGGCTCGTGATCATGTTCGAGTTTTTCGAACGTGGATCGTATTACGGCATGATGAGCATATTGTCGGTGTATCTCACCGATCAGCTCGGCTTCGCGAAGGAAAGCGTGGGTGTCATCAAGGGCACTATACAGCCGTTGTTGTACTTCCTTCCGATTCTGACAGGCGCGATTGCCGACCGCATGGGATACCGAAAAACGCTCATGGTCGCATTTGCGTTGCTGGGTACGGGATATTTTCTGACAAGCCAGACCACCGATTATGCCGCTGTGTTTGCGGCGCTGGTTGTGATGGGACTTGGCGCCGGCACATTCAAACCCGTCGTGTCGGGCACAATTGCAAAGGTGACCGACGAGCGCACCAGCACACTCGGATTCGGCATTTTCTACTGGAGCATCAATCTCGGCGCCTTCCTCTTCCCGCTCATCCTGGTGCCGATGCTCAAGGCCATCTCGTGGAATCTCGTGATGATCGCATCGGCTATCTGCACGGGCGCCATGCTGATCCCGACCATTTTTCTGTTCAAGGAGCCCGCGCGCGCGGCAGCCGCGAAGGAACCCCTCGGAAAAATGCTGGCGGGGATCTTCACCAAAATTCTCATGGTGGTGAAGGACTGGCGTTTCATCCTGTTCATCTTCATATACTCCTGGTTCTGGATCCTGTATTTTCAGATGTTCGACAGCGTGTTGTGGTATGTAAAGGACTTTGTCGATGCATCCGCATTGAATCAGTCCGTCAAATCGATCACCGGTCTCGACTGGTCCTTCGATATCGAACATGTGACCGTCATCAACGCCATGACCATCATTCTGCTGCAGATGGTGGTCTCAGCGATCGTATCAAAATGGAAGGCGCTCCCGACCATGATCGCGGGTGTGTCACTTGCCACCATCGGCATGGCGATTCTATCCATCAACACCAATATCTGGGTGTTCCTCGCGGGCATCGTGGTGTTCTCGATCGGCGAGATGACAGCGCACCCGAAATACATCAGCTACCTGGGCCTGATTGCACCGCAGGACAAGAAGGCGACATACATGGGCTTCGGCTTCCTGTACGGCGTGTTCGGTTCGTTCATCGGCGGCATACTCGGGGCGAACCTCTACGTCCGTTTTGTCGATAATCCGATGATCGCGTTTATCCGCGACACCTTTGCGGCACGCGGGCTCGCTCCGCTCGCCGCCGATGTCAAGGTTGCCGACGCACTCAAAGCCGCCGAAGCCGCGGGTCTGACCCGATCCGAAATCGGCGCACACGCGTTCACATCGGAATTGTGGCTGATCTTCAGTGGTATCGGCGTCCTGTGCATCCTCGGTTTGTTGCTCTTCCAGAGATTTGTAGCTTCAAAATCGCGCTACTGA
- the amrA gene encoding AmmeMemoRadiSam system protein A translates to MFRHCTTASSPHMNDTQRHTLLRLARETIIAAVQAIPSPRADSPASEVPHEGVFVTVRVGASLRGCMGNLDPSIPIEEAVRRAATLVVTADRRFPALRPDELPHLTIELHVLRNFERFTRENEVTPGIHGLLIEHLGRRGLLLPSVATEHGMDAAAFLDAVCAKAGLPARAWNDADATLTRFLDECIIDRP, encoded by the coding sequence ATGTTCCGCCATTGCACCACCGCGTCTTCTCCCCACATGAACGACACGCAGCGTCACACACTATTGCGTCTCGCGCGCGAGACCATTATCGCCGCGGTTCAGGCGATCCCGTCTCCACGCGCCGACTCCCCCGCGAGCGAAGTGCCGCATGAAGGAGTCTTTGTCACAGTGCGTGTCGGAGCGTCATTACGCGGCTGCATGGGCAATCTCGATCCCAGCATCCCGATTGAGGAGGCGGTGAGGCGTGCGGCGACACTGGTGGTGACAGCCGACAGGCGCTTCCCCGCACTCCGTCCCGACGAACTCCCCCACCTGACTATCGAGTTGCACGTGCTCAGGAATTTTGAACGTTTCACTCGTGAAAACGAGGTGACACCCGGCATTCACGGCCTCCTGATCGAGCATCTCGGCAGACGCGGGCTTCTACTTCCGAGCGTGGCGACCGAACACGGCATGGACGCCGCCGCCTTCCTCGATGCGGTGTGCGCAAAGGCGGGTCTGCCCGCACGTGCATGGAACGACGCAGACGCGACACTCACCCGTTTCCTCGACGAGTGCATCATCGATAGACCATAG
- a CDS encoding DUF1446 domain-containing protein: MKQFIRIASGQGFWGDLVDAPYQQVTGGPVDYLVMDYLAEVTMSILQKQKRKNPSLGYARDLVTQLERILPILAEKGIKVITNGGGVNPIACRDAILAVAAAHGIRNLKVGVVMGDDILDRIDQLRERGAELRNMESGDTLATVRDRLLSANVYFGAAPIVEALRQGADIVITGRTTDTGLTLAPMIHEFGWSLSDWNKMAAGTVAGHILECGAQSTGGNFLGDWKSVPDMARIGFPIAEAHPDGTVYITKHESYGGLVSVATVSEQLLYEIGDPAMYITPDCIADFTSIHLAQEGENRVRVSGITGKPATDSYKVSMSYLDGFSAFGTLTYAWPEALEKARAADAILRARLDALGLEFQEIRTEFVGLNSCHGPLAPIPDEINELVLRIGVRSASYEAVERFGREIAPLILTGPPSVTGFAGGRPKPSEVVAYWPALLTKSLVEAEVIVEGIG; the protein is encoded by the coding sequence GTGAAACAATTCATTCGCATCGCTAGCGGCCAGGGCTTCTGGGGCGACCTCGTGGATGCGCCGTACCAGCAGGTGACCGGGGGACCGGTGGATTACCTGGTGATGGATTATCTGGCGGAAGTGACGATGTCGATCCTCCAGAAGCAGAAACGAAAAAATCCGTCACTCGGGTACGCACGCGACCTTGTGACGCAATTGGAACGTATCCTGCCGATTCTCGCTGAAAAGGGGATCAAGGTGATAACGAATGGCGGCGGAGTGAATCCCATTGCCTGCCGTGATGCGATTCTTGCCGTTGCCGCTGCACATGGAATCCGGAATCTCAAGGTTGGTGTTGTCATGGGGGATGATATCCTCGACCGCATCGACCAGTTGCGGGAGCGTGGCGCCGAACTGCGAAATATGGAGTCTGGCGATACGCTTGCGACTGTCCGCGATCGCCTGCTCAGCGCAAACGTGTATTTCGGGGCTGCGCCGATTGTGGAAGCCCTTCGCCAGGGCGCTGATATCGTGATTACAGGGCGGACAACGGATACGGGGCTTACTCTTGCCCCTATGATTCATGAATTCGGGTGGTCGCTCTCGGATTGGAACAAGATGGCGGCCGGCACGGTCGCCGGCCATATTCTTGAATGCGGCGCACAGTCGACAGGTGGCAACTTTCTCGGTGACTGGAAATCCGTCCCCGACATGGCCCGTATTGGTTTCCCTATCGCCGAGGCCCATCCCGACGGAACCGTCTATATCACGAAACACGAAAGCTACGGCGGCCTCGTTTCTGTCGCGACGGTATCGGAACAATTGCTCTACGAAATTGGCGATCCCGCCATGTACATCACACCCGATTGTATCGCCGACTTTACCTCCATCCATCTCGCGCAGGAAGGGGAGAACAGGGTGCGAGTGTCCGGCATCACCGGCAAGCCCGCCACCGATTCCTACAAAGTTTCGATGTCGTATCTGGACGGTTTCTCGGCCTTCGGAACGCTGACATATGCCTGGCCCGAAGCTCTGGAAAAAGCCCGCGCAGCGGATGCAATTCTGCGCGCGCGGCTTGATGCCCTGGGGCTGGAATTTCAGGAGATCCGGACGGAATTTGTGGGGCTGAACTCGTGCCACGGTCCGTTGGCGCCAATTCCAGACGAAATTAATGAACTCGTTCTCCGCATCGGCGTGCGAAGCGCCTCGTATGAGGCGGTCGAGCGCTTCGGCCGTGAGATTGCACCACTGATTCTGACGGGTCCGCCTTCGGTCACGGGTTTCGCCGGTGGTCGACCCAAACCGAGCGAAGTCGTGGCATACTGGCCCGCGCTCCTGACAAAAAGCCTTGTAGAGGCCGAGGTTATTGTGGAGGGAATCGGCTGA
- the bfr gene encoding bacterioferritin, translated as MKGNEKVIDAIQNVLTAELIAINQYFLHAEMYESWGLEKLSKQTKIDSIEEMKHAEKCMERMLYFEGMPNMTKDMRINVGGTVPEMLAHDLQLEYDAVAHLNKVISVAAEAGDNGTRDMFLLILKDEEDHVDFLETQLSLIEQIGLQNYLAAQA; from the coding sequence ATGAAAGGCAACGAGAAAGTCATCGACGCCATTCAGAACGTCCTCACGGCGGAACTGATCGCCATCAACCAGTATTTCCTCCACGCCGAAATGTACGAGAGCTGGGGGCTGGAGAAGCTTTCGAAGCAGACAAAGATCGACTCGATCGAGGAGATGAAACACGCGGAAAAATGCATGGAACGTATGCTGTACTTCGAGGGCATGCCGAACATGACGAAGGACATGCGGATAAATGTCGGCGGCACCGTGCCCGAGATGCTCGCGCACGATCTGCAGCTTGAATACGACGCCGTCGCCCACCTCAACAAGGTCATCAGCGTGGCCGCCGAAGCGGGCGACAACGGAACCCGCGACATGTTTCTGCTCATTCTGAAGGACGAGGAGGACCATGTGGATTTCCTCGAGACACAGCTTTCGCTTATCGAGCAGATCGGCCTGCAGAATTATCTGGCCGCCCAGGCCTGA
- a CDS encoding DUF2520 domain-containing protein — MPPAFRDIVVIGAGNVGCTLSRFFYTRGLTVTALIERDSMKLEQARSAVFANGFSTELENIPSSATAIIIAVQDHKILELAERLASMRRQFGHVFIAHTSGLRTADDLAPLAAQGAVTGSLHPIQSFPSPYLDVQRLDAIGCGLEGNMTFIERARDLTAILGWRPLVISKEYKAMYHLACVFAGNFLTTLAADALRILQEATSPGVDVSPLMPMIRSVLKEIEQGSPRSAFTGPVARGDASTIDSHLDQLNKTLPELIPVYSDLVRRSLSLATISESKRTEILTALTRMDKGE; from the coding sequence ATGCCTCCTGCTTTCCGCGATATCGTGGTCATCGGCGCCGGCAACGTCGGATGCACACTCAGCAGATTTTTTTACACGCGGGGCCTCACGGTAACCGCCCTGATCGAGCGCGACAGCATGAAACTCGAACAGGCGCGTTCGGCTGTGTTCGCGAATGGATTCTCGACGGAACTCGAGAACATCCCGAGTTCGGCCACGGCCATCATCATTGCCGTGCAGGATCACAAGATCCTGGAGCTCGCGGAACGGCTCGCCTCGATGCGGCGGCAGTTCGGGCACGTCTTCATCGCGCACACGTCGGGTCTGCGCACCGCCGACGACCTTGCGCCGCTCGCGGCACAGGGAGCCGTGACAGGTTCTCTCCATCCCATCCAGTCCTTCCCTTCGCCCTATCTCGACGTGCAGCGGCTCGACGCGATCGGTTGCGGGCTCGAGGGCAACATGACATTCATAGAGCGCGCGCGCGATCTGACAGCCATTCTCGGCTGGCGGCCTCTGGTGATTTCGAAAGAGTACAAGGCCATGTACCATCTGGCCTGCGTATTTGCGGGAAATTTCCTGACGACACTGGCTGCTGACGCGTTGCGAATCCTGCAGGAAGCAACATCACCCGGCGTGGATGTATCGCCGTTGATGCCCATGATCCGCAGTGTGTTGAAGGAAATCGAGCAGGGCTCACCACGCAGCGCGTTCACGGGCCCCGTCGCGCGCGGTGATGCGAGCACCATCGACTCGCATCTGGATCAGCTCAACAAGACCCTTCCAGAACTCATCCCCGTCTATTCCGATCTGGTGCGCCGTTCTTTGTCGCTCGCCACGATCTCTGAAAGCAAACGGACGGAGATACTCACGGCACTCACACGTATGGACAAGGGCGAGTAA